A genomic stretch from Mycobacterium paraterrae includes:
- a CDS encoding SRPBCC family protein: MVERIEVQRTIAAPPADIFAVLCDPQGHVAIDSSGMLQDADGSAVAAAGDSFVVHMDREALNDFPELGKYDVTVTIREFEQDRSIAWTVLGQIRPQIGHVYGYRLEPDAQGDGTLVTSFYDWSQIDDKWREAGIFPVISEGALRASLGILDRTVRRGYPKG, from the coding sequence ATGGTCGAAAGAATTGAAGTCCAACGCACAATCGCCGCTCCGCCCGCCGACATTTTCGCCGTCCTCTGCGACCCGCAGGGTCACGTCGCGATCGATTCGTCGGGCATGTTGCAGGACGCCGACGGGTCCGCCGTTGCCGCCGCCGGCGACAGCTTCGTGGTGCACATGGATCGCGAGGCGCTCAACGATTTCCCGGAACTCGGCAAGTACGACGTCACAGTCACCATCCGCGAATTCGAACAGGACCGGTCGATTGCGTGGACGGTGCTGGGTCAGATCAGGCCGCAAATCGGTCACGTCTACGGGTACCGGCTCGAACCCGACGCGCAGGGCGACGGAACGCTGGTCACCTCGTTCTACGACTGGTCGCAGATCGACGACAAGTGGCGCGAGGCTGGCATCTTTCCCGTCATCTCCGAAGGGGCGCTGCGAGCATCGCTGGGCATCCTCGACCGGACGGTCCGACGCGGCTATCCAAAGGGCTGA
- a CDS encoding DUF732 domain-containing protein, which yields MRDDVVMRFGLAMAAVAAALAFAPSVQASPTGSDPSVDASFLDALTKTDITIKSPTGAVKAAKAACGMMAQGRPQLDVVELVTRQNPGLDTTRAAQFTAIAASAYCPQFLQRVDNHTAPGTVQPPAG from the coding sequence ATGCGCGACGATGTCGTGATGAGGTTCGGCCTGGCGATGGCGGCAGTGGCGGCGGCACTCGCCTTTGCCCCTTCGGTGCAGGCGAGCCCGACGGGGTCCGACCCCAGCGTGGATGCCAGCTTTCTCGACGCGCTGACCAAGACGGACATCACCATCAAAAGCCCGACCGGCGCTGTCAAGGCGGCCAAAGCGGCGTGCGGCATGATGGCCCAGGGTCGGCCGCAACTCGATGTGGTGGAACTCGTGACGCGGCAGAATCCGGGCTTGGACACCACAAGGGCCGCGCAATTCACCGCGATCGCGGCAAGCGCTTACTGCCCGCAATTCCTGCAACGCGTCGACAACCACACCGCACCGGGCACCGTTCAACCCCCCGCCGGGTAA
- a CDS encoding DUF732 domain-containing protein encodes MSRLLLVVGAASALVLAAPVHAEPGVDASFVDALTKAGITFNDPGNAVEAGHTTCDLIAQGKPGIQVVQLVQQQNSGISTVSAAKFTAIAVTAYCPQYVQQVGGSGGQQ; translated from the coding sequence ATGAGCCGTCTTCTGCTGGTGGTCGGGGCCGCGTCGGCGTTAGTTTTGGCGGCACCCGTTCATGCGGAGCCGGGCGTTGACGCGAGCTTCGTTGATGCGCTGACCAAGGCGGGCATCACGTTCAACGACCCCGGCAACGCCGTCGAGGCGGGCCACACGACGTGTGATCTGATAGCGCAGGGGAAGCCCGGCATACAAGTGGTTCAGCTTGTGCAACAACAGAATTCGGGGATCAGCACGGTCAGCGCCGCGAAGTTCACCGCGATCGCGGTAACCGCCTACTGCCCGCAGTACGTGCAGCAAGTGGGAGGATCGGGCGGTCAGCAGTAG
- a CDS encoding LLM class flavin-dependent oxidoreductase, with translation MRFSPMAVTRSSYLSAVAARADSFWLADHLNSLFPRAMAQPKYIGAARLTPKVDANLEPWTVLGHLAARNRLGRMRLGIGVTDTGRRNPAVTAQAAATLHLLTKGRAILGIGTGEREGNEPYGVDWSRPVARFEEAMATIRALWNSGGELVNRDSPFFPLHNAVFDLWPYRGKWPEIWIASHGPRMLRATGRYADAWFPAAVFSPTDYARGLDAVRVAASDAGRDPSSIGAAMLFFTVTGRSRDEIDEALESTAMKTFALNAPAELWKRHNVSHPLGDDFTGSQDIIPQVFDEESVLRYTSNVPSSLLKDACLQGTHDEIVDQLADWRDHGLGYPVLLNLSTLQPSLRRGLAAGGPFARVMRGARRL, from the coding sequence ATGCGTTTCTCGCCGATGGCAGTGACGCGAAGCAGCTATCTGTCGGCGGTGGCCGCGCGTGCGGACTCCTTTTGGCTGGCCGATCACCTGAATTCGTTGTTTCCGCGGGCGATGGCACAGCCGAAATACATCGGAGCCGCGCGACTGACACCCAAGGTCGACGCGAACCTCGAACCATGGACGGTGCTAGGACACTTGGCCGCGCGAAATCGGTTGGGACGCATGCGTCTCGGTATCGGCGTCACCGACACCGGTCGACGCAACCCGGCGGTCACGGCGCAGGCGGCCGCAACCCTGCACCTGCTCACCAAGGGTCGGGCGATTCTCGGCATCGGCACCGGGGAACGCGAAGGCAACGAACCTTACGGTGTCGACTGGTCGCGACCGGTGGCGCGGTTCGAAGAGGCCATGGCGACGATCCGGGCCTTGTGGAATTCCGGGGGAGAACTAGTCAACCGCGACTCTCCGTTCTTCCCGCTGCACAACGCGGTGTTCGACCTGTGGCCTTATCGCGGCAAGTGGCCGGAGATCTGGATCGCCTCGCACGGACCCAGGATGTTGCGCGCGACGGGCCGGTATGCCGACGCGTGGTTTCCCGCTGCGGTGTTTTCGCCGACGGACTACGCCCGTGGCCTGGACGCGGTTCGCGTCGCCGCCTCCGACGCCGGACGGGATCCGTCGTCGATCGGCGCCGCGATGCTGTTCTTTACCGTGACCGGTCGCAGTCGCGACGAAATCGACGAGGCGCTCGAGTCCACCGCCATGAAGACTTTCGCGCTGAACGCGCCCGCGGAACTGTGGAAGAGGCACAACGTTTCCCACCCGCTCGGTGACGATTTCACCGGCTCGCAGGACATCATCCCGCAGGTCTTCGACGAGGAGTCGGTGTTGAGGTACACCTCGAACGTTCCGTCGTCGCTACTCAAAGATGCCTGCCTGCAGGGCACTCACGACGAGATCGTGGACCAGCTCGCGGATTGGCGCGACCACGGGCTGGGCTACCCGGTTCTGCTGAATCTGAGCACCCTGCAGCCGAGCCTTCGGCGCGGCCTGGCCGCCGGCGGCCCGTTCGCGAGGGTTATGCGGGGGGCGCGCAGACTGTAG
- a CDS encoding DUF732 domain-containing protein: protein MRHNNRNGHSVFRASLLTAGAAIVATLTLAAPAHAATIDSRYDICAALRNGTSLAAIETTLEASGYNATNAGVLTGTTIRQHCPDQVANATAQAQVAR from the coding sequence ATGAGGCACAACAACCGCAACGGGCACAGCGTCTTTCGCGCATCTCTACTGACAGCCGGTGCTGCAATAGTAGCGACGCTGACGCTTGCGGCGCCGGCCCACGCCGCCACCATCGACTCCCGCTACGACATTTGCGCGGCGCTTCGCAACGGCACCAGCCTCGCCGCGATCGAGACGACGCTCGAGGCGAGCGGATACAACGCCACCAACGCCGGTGTGTTGACCGGCACCACGATCCGCCAGCACTGCCCGGACCAGGTCGCCAACGCGACCGCTCAAGCGCAGGTCGCGCGCTAG
- a CDS encoding metal-sensitive transcriptional regulator, whose amino-acid sequence MSDELTAKKRSALNRLKTVRGHLDGIIRMLETDAYCVDVMKQISAAQSALERTNRVMLHNHLETCFSEAVVGGKGEQAIAELVDALKFSSALTGPDTHINGTISDEAVQAGKTAPK is encoded by the coding sequence ATGTCGGATGAGTTGACGGCCAAGAAGCGCTCCGCGCTCAATCGACTCAAGACAGTGCGTGGCCACCTCGATGGCATCATCCGGATGCTTGAAACGGACGCCTATTGCGTCGACGTGATGAAACAGATTTCGGCGGCGCAGTCCGCGCTGGAGCGAACTAATCGCGTGATGTTGCACAACCATTTGGAGACGTGCTTCTCCGAAGCCGTCGTGGGCGGAAAAGGCGAGCAGGCAATAGCCGAACTGGTCGATGCGCTCAAGTTCAGCTCGGCTTTAACCGGCCCTGATACTCACATAAATGGAACGATCTCCGACGAGGCAGTACAAGCCGGCAAGACCGCGCCGAAGTAA
- a CDS encoding SpoIIE family protein phosphatase, producing MRDQVEELRVARDQIEQLVRVIVEIGSDLDLRGTLHRIVHAAMDLTDARFGALGIRGAEGAFASFVTSGIADDTARRLGYLPVGDGLRIADLSADPLAGALDVGALPFRALLAMPIRVRSADFGNLYLADDRPGRLFTDAQDRAVRALASAAAVAIDNARLFERERETAKWTTASREITSALLSGDPQTAPLQLIVDRVLELAEAEQAILLVPSDSDVAAADNDTLVVAATAGRYTSEVIGQQVPMDRSTTGGVARRGIPLITDSFQYPIEGFTDAGERPAIVIPLIADDAALGVIAVARNPQQQAFSNDYLELVSDFARHAALALALAAGREHALNRQLAQADTVDDALQVATEELRRLWRARRVLAVTFPSHAVGNGHGTPDLISVGEDAQWHDLPEQLQQILRALPDGDLLTPHTSESGAAGIALQHPEGVLVVWIDLAEKRPFTLEDQTLLTMLAARLGQGLQRVHQVDQQRETALALQHAILGPADLPSGFAVRYQAASRPLQVGGDWYDIVDLEDGRIGLIVGDCVGHGLAAATVMGQLRSACRALLLERPSPRLALAGLDRFAARLPGARCGTAVCAVLHSETGELVYSSAGHPPPIVMHADGTTHTLEDGRTIPLGVRPNRARPEARIVLPARSTLLLYTDGLVERRRSPVDAGIDQVCALLEDGRDTDMELLASQVMSRLTPSGGYQDDVALLLYRHPAPLKVEFAAHPERLSEVRNTLRAWLIRAEVVPDQIHAILVAAGEAVTNAIEHGHRDNPGEMISMLAVASADEVSVTVADSGSWKPPRPVGAEHRGRGIALMRSLMLDVTIDSDSAGTTARMTARTS from the coding sequence ATGCGCGATCAGGTTGAAGAACTTCGGGTGGCTCGGGACCAGATAGAGCAGCTCGTGCGGGTGATCGTCGAGATCGGTTCCGACCTCGATTTGCGCGGCACGTTGCATCGAATCGTGCACGCCGCGATGGACCTGACCGATGCCCGCTTCGGCGCGCTCGGCATACGGGGCGCCGAGGGTGCTTTCGCCTCGTTCGTGACATCGGGCATTGCCGACGACACCGCCCGCCGGCTCGGCTATCTCCCAGTGGGGGACGGGTTGCGCATCGCCGACTTGAGCGCTGACCCGCTCGCGGGGGCGCTCGACGTGGGCGCGCTGCCGTTCCGAGCGCTGCTCGCGATGCCGATCAGGGTCCGGTCCGCCGACTTCGGCAACCTCTACCTCGCCGACGACCGGCCGGGACGCCTATTCACCGACGCGCAGGATCGCGCCGTGCGGGCGTTGGCGTCGGCCGCCGCCGTGGCGATCGACAACGCTCGGCTGTTCGAGCGGGAACGCGAAACGGCGAAGTGGACGACGGCAAGCCGTGAGATCACGTCCGCGCTCCTGTCCGGAGACCCGCAGACGGCGCCGCTTCAACTCATCGTCGACCGTGTACTCGAACTGGCCGAGGCCGAGCAGGCAATCCTGTTGGTACCCAGCGATTCTGACGTGGCCGCCGCCGACAACGACACCCTCGTCGTTGCCGCGACCGCGGGCAGATATACCTCCGAGGTGATCGGCCAGCAGGTTCCGATGGATCGCTCAACCACGGGAGGCGTTGCGCGCCGGGGCATTCCGTTGATCACCGACTCTTTCCAGTATCCGATCGAAGGTTTCACCGATGCCGGTGAACGACCGGCGATCGTCATACCGCTGATCGCCGACGATGCGGCGCTCGGCGTCATCGCTGTGGCCCGAAATCCACAGCAACAGGCGTTCAGCAACGACTATCTCGAGTTGGTCAGCGACTTCGCTCGGCACGCTGCACTTGCGTTGGCACTGGCCGCGGGCCGCGAACACGCACTCAACCGACAGCTTGCTCAGGCCGATACAGTCGACGACGCGCTGCAGGTCGCCACCGAGGAATTACGTCGATTATGGCGGGCCCGGCGCGTCCTGGCCGTCACGTTCCCGTCTCACGCGGTCGGAAACGGGCATGGCACACCAGATTTGATCTCGGTCGGTGAAGACGCGCAGTGGCACGACCTACCAGAGCAGCTCCAGCAGATTCTGCGCGCTCTGCCCGACGGCGATCTGCTGACGCCCCACACGTCAGAATCCGGAGCCGCCGGCATCGCGTTGCAGCACCCCGAGGGTGTGCTGGTCGTCTGGATCGATCTGGCCGAAAAGCGTCCCTTCACCCTCGAGGACCAGACGTTGCTCACGATGCTGGCGGCCCGCCTTGGGCAGGGCCTGCAGCGCGTGCATCAGGTCGACCAGCAGCGTGAAACCGCTCTGGCTCTGCAGCACGCCATCCTGGGGCCGGCTGATCTTCCCTCCGGCTTCGCCGTGCGCTATCAAGCCGCCAGTCGTCCCCTGCAGGTGGGCGGAGACTGGTACGACATCGTCGATCTCGAGGACGGACGCATCGGGTTGATTGTGGGCGACTGCGTCGGACACGGTCTCGCCGCGGCGACCGTGATGGGCCAGCTGCGCAGCGCCTGCCGCGCGCTATTGCTCGAACGACCCAGTCCGCGACTCGCTCTTGCCGGCCTGGACCGTTTCGCGGCGCGGCTGCCCGGCGCCCGGTGCGGCACCGCGGTGTGCGCTGTGCTGCACTCGGAGACTGGCGAGCTGGTGTATTCCAGCGCCGGGCATCCACCGCCGATCGTGATGCACGCCGACGGCACGACGCACACCCTCGAGGACGGCCGCACGATTCCGTTGGGTGTGCGCCCCAATCGGGCCCGCCCGGAAGCGCGCATCGTCCTGCCGGCGCGTTCGACGCTGCTGTTGTATACCGATGGCTTGGTCGAGCGCCGGCGCAGCCCGGTGGATGCCGGAATCGACCAAGTGTGTGCCCTGCTCGAGGATGGCCGCGACACCGACATGGAGCTACTGGCAAGCCAGGTGATGTCACGCCTCACGCCCAGCGGCGGCTATCAAGACGACGTTGCACTCTTGCTCTACCGCCATCCCGCGCCGTTGAAGGTCGAGTTTGCGGCCCACCCGGAACGTCTCTCTGAAGTGCGAAATACTTTGCGCGCCTGGCTGATTCGGGCGGAGGTGGTGCCGGATCAAATTCACGCCATCCTTGTTGCGGCCGGGGAAGCGGTCACCAACGCGATCGAGCACGGCCACCGGGACAACCCCGGCGAGATGATCAGCATGCTGGCTGTCGCGAGCGCGGACGAAGTGAGCGTGACCGTTGCCGACAGCGGTTCATGGAAGCCGCCGCGTCCGGTAGGTGCCGAGCATCGAGGGCGAGGCATCGCGCTGATGCGGTCGCTCATGCTCGATGTGACAATCGATTCCGACTCGGCCGGAACCACGGCGCGGATGACTGCGAGGACGAGCTGA
- a CDS encoding STAS domain-containing protein: MATALSLDTSRTGGGDLVLTAIGELDLSNIESFTQALAADVAEASGRDEMLTVDLRGIDYLDSTAVNALFAHAERIIVLANPFLVRVFDISGLTELATVKSTSS; this comes from the coding sequence ATGGCTACAGCGCTGAGTTTGGACACGTCCCGAACCGGGGGTGGGGACCTCGTGTTGACGGCGATCGGCGAGCTCGACCTCAGCAACATCGAGTCCTTCACTCAAGCCCTCGCCGCGGATGTGGCCGAGGCTTCCGGGCGCGATGAGATGCTGACGGTCGACCTGCGCGGCATCGACTATCTGGACAGCACGGCCGTCAACGCTCTGTTCGCCCACGCTGAACGCATCATCGTCCTCGCCAACCCGTTCCTGGTTCGCGTGTTCGACATCAGTGGTCTCACCGAATTGGCGACGGTGAAATCGACGTCATCGTAG
- a CDS encoding acyl carrier protein: MATGETGFTDVEFDLVSVQYHALKAGHDYGQYVRDAKNAGLDDVASFFVEVMQQDSKRAQRCHELLQQVQSAVPSPS; this comes from the coding sequence ATGGCAACAGGGGAAACCGGATTTACTGACGTCGAGTTCGATCTCGTCTCGGTGCAGTATCACGCACTGAAGGCCGGGCATGACTACGGGCAGTACGTGCGCGATGCGAAAAACGCCGGCTTGGACGACGTCGCTTCGTTTTTCGTAGAGGTCATGCAGCAGGACTCGAAGCGTGCCCAACGCTGCCACGAGTTGCTGCAGCAGGTGCAGTCGGCTGTTCCGTCGCCGTCGTAG
- a CDS encoding lipoprotein LpqH: MVKHGIVVGVAAAATIVAGLAGCSGSKSSDGGTSSSASAPAGNKVTIDGQPQTVAGAISCTQVNGNTSIGFGDPTSGVGAVVTNAEPPVVQAVGLGNLTGVTLGYSAGAPNQATAQATKNGNSYVIKGTATGADPANPEQPVSKPFEMDVTCP, translated from the coding sequence GTGGTTAAGCACGGGATTGTGGTGGGCGTGGCGGCCGCGGCCACCATCGTGGCAGGGCTGGCCGGCTGTTCGGGTAGCAAGTCCAGCGACGGCGGGACGAGCAGTAGCGCATCGGCACCGGCCGGCAACAAGGTGACTATCGATGGGCAGCCCCAAACAGTGGCCGGCGCCATCAGCTGCACGCAAGTCAACGGCAATACCAGCATCGGTTTCGGCGATCCGACCAGCGGCGTCGGAGCTGTGGTGACAAATGCTGAACCGCCCGTCGTCCAGGCGGTCGGCTTGGGCAACCTAACCGGCGTCACCCTCGGCTACTCGGCGGGGGCGCCGAATCAGGCCACCGCTCAAGCCACCAAGAACGGAAATTCTTACGTCATCAAAGGCACTGCGACGGGTGCCGATCCAGCGAACCCGGAACAGCCGGTCAGCAAGCCATTCGAGATGGATGTGACTTGTCCCTAG
- a CDS encoding MAP_0585 family protein — MCIQCGPFADAPGPGGPGGPGGPGPGPGGPGGPGGGGGHGPGGPGGPGGPGPGGPGGPGGPGGPGPGGPGGPGGGGHGPGGPGGPGPGGPGGPGGPHGPGGPGGPNGPGGPGGPNGPGPGGPGGPGGFGPGGPGPNGPGGPGGPGGPGGFGPGGPGGPGGPGGFGPAGPGGPGPNGPGGPGSPGGPLPPYVQRGHFDRGGPQWGGPRDAPHGFSAPGYGAPPPPPLRGFGWNDGPPPGVPPLNWDGPPPPGGWNGPPPPGGWNRPWVGPPRDIGWGQRFYGPFNYNGYNAIPVFNPVFGGWGFWFFGVWIPLY, encoded by the coding sequence ATGTGCATCCAGTGCGGACCGTTCGCTGATGCTCCTGGCCCTGGGGGACCCGGTGGACCCGGTGGTCCCGGGCCTGGCCCCGGTGGTCCAGGTGGACCTGGTGGCGGCGGAGGTCACGGGCCCGGCGGTCCCGGTGGTCCGGGCGGTCCCGGACCCGGTGGCCCTGGCGGCCCCGGTGGTCCGGGTGGTCCCGGCCCTGGTGGTCCAGGTGGACCTGGTGGCGGAGGTCACGGCCCCGGTGGTCCGGGTGGTCCCGGCCCGGGTGGTCCAGGTGGTCCGGGTGGCCCTCACGGCCCCGGTGGTCCTGGTGGGCCTAACGGCCCGGGTGGTCCTGGTGGGCCTAATGGGCCCGGCCCAGGTGGCCCCGGTGGCCCGGGCGGATTCGGCCCCGGTGGTCCCGGACCGAATGGCCCCGGTGGTCCGGGTGGTCCCGGTGGTCCGGGCGGATTCGGGCCCGGTGGTCCAGGTGGTCCCGGCGGCCCGGGCGGATTCGGCCCGGCTGGGCCCGGTGGTCCTGGCCCGAATGGCCCCGGTGGTCCCGGTAGCCCAGGTGGACCGCTGCCTCCGTATGTCCAGCGAGGGCACTTCGACCGGGGCGGCCCGCAATGGGGCGGCCCACGAGATGCACCGCACGGATTCAGCGCGCCCGGTTACGGAGCGCCGCCTCCACCGCCGCTGCGCGGATTCGGTTGGAACGACGGACCTCCGCCGGGCGTACCGCCGCTGAACTGGGACGGGCCGCCTCCTCCTGGTGGGTGGAATGGACCGCCGCCTCCCGGAGGCTGGAACCGCCCGTGGGTCGGTCCGCCGCGTGACATCGGTTGGGGGCAGCGGTTCTACGGACCGTTCAACTACAACGGCTACAACGCGATCCCGGTGTTCAACCCGGTGTTCGGCGGTTGGGGCTTCTGGTTCTTCGGCGTCTGGATTCCGCTGTACTGA
- a CDS encoding UdgX family uracil-DNA binding protein (This protein belongs to the uracil DNA glycosylase superfamily, members of which act in excision repair of DNA. However, it belongs more specifically to UdgX branch, whose founding member was found to bind uracil in DNA (where it does not belong), without cleaving it, appears to promote DNA repair by a pathway involving RecA, rather than base excision.) has protein sequence MMGTTKPVGAGEFLPADRDLKSLAQAAIGCRGCGLYEHASQTVFGHGHPDASIMLVGEQPGDREDVEGLPFVGPAGRLLARALGDADIDPETTYQTNVVKHFKFTRKGGTRRIHQKPSRSEVVACRPWLIAEIHALRPTTIVLLGATAAQALLGSAFRVCEHRGELLALPAELDLDPEPALSATVHPSSILRDRADRDKAYQLLVDDFKTVRAKLARK, from the coding sequence CTGATGGGTACGACAAAACCGGTCGGGGCGGGTGAATTCCTTCCCGCCGATCGCGACCTGAAGTCTCTGGCGCAGGCCGCAATTGGATGCCGCGGCTGTGGGTTGTACGAACATGCCTCGCAGACTGTCTTCGGGCACGGGCATCCGGACGCGTCCATCATGCTCGTCGGTGAACAACCCGGAGACCGCGAGGACGTCGAAGGCCTGCCCTTCGTCGGCCCGGCGGGCCGTCTGCTGGCCCGCGCGCTCGGCGATGCGGACATCGATCCCGAAACGACATACCAAACGAACGTGGTCAAGCATTTCAAGTTCACCCGCAAGGGCGGTACGCGCCGCATACATCAAAAGCCGAGTCGCAGCGAGGTGGTCGCTTGCCGGCCCTGGCTGATCGCTGAGATCCACGCGCTACGACCTACGACAATCGTGCTACTCGGGGCCACGGCCGCTCAGGCGTTGCTCGGCTCGGCGTTTCGCGTGTGTGAACATCGCGGAGAACTACTTGCGTTACCCGCCGAACTCGACCTGGATCCCGAGCCAGCGCTGTCGGCGACCGTCCATCCGTCGTCGATATTGCGTGACCGCGCGGACCGAGACAAGGCGTACCAACTGCTGGTCGACGACTTCAAGACGGTGCGCGCCAAACTAGCCAGGAAGTGA
- a CDS encoding anti-sigma factor antagonist (This anti-anti-sigma factor, or anti-sigma factor antagonist, belongs to a family that includes characterized members SpoIIAA, RsbV, RsfA, and RsfB.): MSTFAIADPSFHPLVLSGRLISELAQAHSTLRATTERFGSTVIVYAGGELDASNDDAWRRLLSEASAAAGPPGPLVIDISGLDFMGCCAYAALADEAARARKRGVELRVVSNQPVVARIVQACGLSDLLPVDSSVDAALASCAFAD; this comes from the coding sequence ATGAGCACTTTCGCTATCGCCGACCCCTCTTTTCATCCCCTCGTGCTCAGCGGTCGGCTCATCTCCGAATTAGCGCAGGCACACAGCACGCTGCGCGCAACAACCGAGCGATTCGGCTCGACGGTGATTGTCTACGCAGGCGGCGAACTCGACGCATCGAACGACGACGCGTGGCGACGTCTACTCAGCGAGGCTTCCGCAGCGGCGGGCCCTCCAGGCCCACTCGTGATCGACATCAGCGGGCTCGACTTCATGGGGTGCTGCGCCTACGCCGCGCTCGCCGACGAGGCGGCCCGTGCTCGAAAGCGGGGCGTCGAACTGCGTGTGGTCAGCAACCAACCGGTGGTCGCACGAATCGTGCAAGCCTGCGGTCTGAGCGATTTGCTGCCGGTGGACAGCTCGGTGGACGCCGCGTTGGCCTCGTGCGCCTTCGCTGACTGA
- a CDS encoding DedA family protein, which translates to MTVDALLQSIPPLAVYGMVGAVVGMESLGIPLPGEIVLVSAALLSSRHELAVNPVGVGAAAVLGAVIGDSTGYAIGRRLGLPLFDRLGRRFPNHFGPGHVRYAERLFERWGARAVFFGRFIALLRIFAGPLAGALKMRYARFLLANVSGAVCWAGGTTALVYYAGVAAERWLTRFSWIALVVAVVGGVIAAIVLRERTSRAIADLEDSLSDDSDSSAA; encoded by the coding sequence ATGACGGTGGACGCCCTGCTGCAGTCGATCCCCCCGCTTGCGGTGTACGGCATGGTAGGCGCCGTCGTCGGCATGGAAAGCCTGGGCATTCCACTGCCAGGTGAAATAGTCCTGGTCAGCGCCGCGCTGCTGTCGTCGCGACATGAATTGGCTGTCAATCCTGTCGGCGTCGGCGCCGCCGCGGTGCTCGGAGCGGTGATCGGCGACTCCACCGGTTACGCCATCGGTCGCCGCCTTGGCTTGCCTCTGTTCGACCGTCTGGGCAGGCGTTTCCCCAACCACTTCGGTCCCGGGCATGTCCGCTATGCCGAGCGACTCTTCGAGCGCTGGGGAGCACGGGCGGTATTCTTCGGCCGCTTCATTGCGCTGCTGCGAATTTTTGCCGGGCCATTAGCCGGTGCGCTGAAGATGCGGTACGCCAGATTTCTGCTCGCAAATGTCTCCGGCGCGGTGTGCTGGGCCGGCGGCACGACCGCGCTGGTGTATTACGCCGGCGTTGCCGCTGAACGCTGGCTGACCCGCTTCTCGTGGATTGCCCTGGTGGTCGCGGTGGTGGGCGGTGTGATCGCCGCAATTGTGCTGCGGGAGCGCACCTCTCGGGCGATCGCGGATCTCGAAGACTCGCTCTCCGACGACTCCGATAGCTCCGCTGCATAG